In the Carcharodon carcharias isolate sCarCar2 chromosome 8, sCarCar2.pri, whole genome shotgun sequence genome, tgatcatgaccggggctgcatttcctgttgagaataCTCAAACCAAGACAGACACATTTCATGTTCCTGTAAGGTTTGGGGATACAGAACTACAAGCGTCCCCCGTAGCACCTGATGTttaggcaactctggaaaaggaggttcctgacaaagaatctgaagttgtggagctgcgacattccagatgtaccaggaaaccacctgaaaagctgaacttgtaaattccatacccagtgtaaatattatattgtcttgaaaaatatgtacttataATTTTAATATGTATAGCCAAATTAAAGGGGAAGGAATATAGCAattgtggttttatttagtgtgtaatgtacctttaagaatattgcttaaggaagatcacatgatctgtaataaccaatagcagagtagtgcagtCTACCTGAGTAGTattgagatagagttggagttgaaaacacatgagttgttgctgctgagtacatggTAAACAAACTTAATGTttctacccaagaagtgtctgcagataaACTATTATCAATAgtagcaactcagccaccctcacaACAGGGTGGCTGGAGCTGTTGACTGCAGCAGAAAAGTGCTTAGAGCATTGCAGATGGGCCAAGAGGAGTAAGAATGCTTCCACCAACCCCTCAAGGCTGGGTGAGAGCCAGAGTAGAGAAATGCTGATGAGGTCCTGCTGAAAATTTTAGCAGGACCTCTGCATTCCCAGGTTTCCTGGTTGCAAAAAGtgcccctgctccctccccatccccttgtAAATATCAGGGCCAATTATGCTAACACATGAATAAGCGGAACTGAAGTCAATGATTAATGGGAATAATTCAATGCACTGTTGGCCGACTGCCCAAGCAACCTCTGGAGATCAAAATGTTCTGCTGTTCATGTATCAACTTTATAACACATATTTCACTTTGTTCATGTACTAAACAAAATTTTAGCCAAAGTCTCAAAGAGCAGAAGTGTCTTTCCATAGATcgttaaaagaaaataaataatgtaATTAGATTTAGAATTGCAGTAATATAATGATTAAAAGGATAAAAGGTGGTTATCTACATCAAACAATCTATGTCATTTCCCTAGATATATTGAAGATCATATGGAATATTTCATTGAACGGCACCAATCAACTAATACACTTTTTCTACACTTTCAAATTGGAGATTTGGGTTAATAAGAAGTCAAATTAATTACCTTTGATAAACCATCTTTCATAATCTAGTGTAAATCATATGAACAGTTACACAACCTCAAATGAGTCATAATTGGAATGTAGGAACAAATGCAATACTGCTAGTTGCCAATCATCACAGATGAATTTGAGCAAAAGCATTAATTAATTATTATTTTTCTAATACCTTTTAGATTAGAACTAATGCCATCAAAACTACACTTTGTTATGGGAGGGGGGGTGAATTTCTAGAAGTATTCTCCTGCTTATTCACTGTAACTTCAGTAGATGTAAAAATGCTGCAGAGAAATGACAAACTCCATTTACACAATTTTTCCGAGGTTTCGGTGTTCTTCCTCTAAAATTATGGCAAATAAGCAGGTGAACTTCCATGGAAATTCATCCACTTGATTCTTAAGTGCATCACACACTCGGCCCTAGTTGGATTTCACTTAACAGTATTGCGGAGCTAAATGCTCAAGATTACAACACTGTATAACAGAAGTTAAGTTTAGACCTTGTATATATAGAACTTTGTATTCAACATGCCACTAATAAGTTTTCACATGCAGCAATTTTCTCTAAGGAACATAAAACATTTGATTTCTTCATTTTATTAAGTTGGTTTGCTGCAGCATTGGCTTCCTCTTGGATGCTCAGCTCCAGTTCCATGACTATCCTTGGGAAGTTGCTTATGTAATCATTGTCACTGTCCATAGTTGTCATCTTTCTTCAGTTGTCTTGTTTTTGTCCTAGCTTAACTAACCTTACACGTATGATATCTTTGTGCACCAAATGTTACTTCATTCTCTCTGGATTCAGACTTAAACTATAACTAATACTACAATACAAAAGAATCAGTGACAGAAACTCCTGCCTGAAACAAAAGCTTCATGTTAATATTTCATTTAAGATTGAGCAACATAATCTTACAAAATCTCTGATGAGTTATCTAGTGAAACCAGCTGACATTTACTTCACTCTGTGGCAGAAGGTTCGATACCTATCGGCTGCTCAGTCTGTTGCTGCACTTTTAGTaaatcctgtttttttttttaaaaaggctgcaCTTGAAACTTCAGCAACCAATACCCACCCATCACCCAAGCACAGCATTCCAGCATTAAGACATATGAAAACAGGGTAGATAAATCAAGTTAAAGATACAGATctgtcatgatctaattgaatggcttaGTAGGCTTAAGGGCTGACTgtcctacttctgttcctatgcttAGCAGCAGGCTCAATATTGAACAGCATCAGCAGGTCAAGGTCTCAACTGAGGAGTGGATCATCATTATATTCATGAGGTAGCTGTGAAGCATTCAACAATTGTTTGAATGAGCTTGTGCAGCAGATTCAGTAGCACTTTTGATGGGATAGCCGAATTGGATAGTGACTCATAAATGACAAACTGTTACAGAGCTGTCAAACttagaagattttaaaaatatatcagAGTTTGCTTTTGAAGTTTTATTTCTGAATACGAAGGATTATTCAGCAATCTTGCACCTCCAGCAGGGCCCTGTGCTCACATGGAATTCATTTCAGAGTACGATTATAACATTGTCATCCCAGTTCTTTGATCTGTTATCTCAGAGGTGAACTGTGCTCACAGAGAACAAAGGATCTCGAAATTCTTTCTTTTTCAAGCTCCAAATACTTAAAATCTTTCACACACCACCAAGTAAATGTTATTGTATTTATATGTGGCAGACATCAGCGGAACACGTCTGAATTTCTTTGCTCTGCCAATTGAAAACCAGATTCGTATTTATATAAcaactttcatgacctcaagacaaCCAAAAACTCTGTACAGCAAATTAAGTACTTGTGAAGTATAGGCACTATTGCAATGCGGGaagcatggcaaccaatttggAGGTagaaagcttccacaaacagcaacatgatcatGGGAAGATAATCTCTCAGTGATGagatttggataaggtagacaattAGCTGATGGcccaaggactaggggacacagatatAAGGTTtttggcaagagatgcagggagaatgtgagaaagaATTTTATTATGCAGcaactggaactcactgcctataaGGATGGTGGATGCAAAGATGATCAATGATTGCAAAAGGAACTTAGTTTAGCACtcgaaggaaataaacttgcagagcaaCAGGCATGGAGCAGGGTAATGGGGCTGATTGGATTGGtccacagagagccagcacagtttcgatggcctgaatggcctccttctgtgctgtaaatgggctggattttatgggcatCATGGTTCCCTCCTTCCCAAATTTTTCAGCCAGCTAAGAAGTTGGGAGAGTGGAGGGAAGCCCAAAGAACAGCTATCTTGCAGACAGTTAATTGTTGATTTGTCATTGATTGACTGCAAGCAGAATTGCTGCCTTTTAGGTAAAGGaggtcccacctcagagagctgctgaccaatcagtggctggcagctctccagtagcAGCAGTACAACTGGGGGCGGTGGTCACTGCTGACACAGCACTCAGCCGATGAGAAGGCATTCAAAGCTGGATCACGTTTTAAGTATTTGGGGCTTCGTGGGTACCAAGCTGGCAGGCCTCagtaagggggtggtggggtatcTGGGAGGGTAAGATCTTGGGGGAGCCAGGGATATCAGTCAGGCATGGGCCTCTACTGCCACCAGTTAAATCccagtggcagtgggatatgGCCCCTAAGTGAGaactaattgcccacttaaggacctcaattggccaatAGTGCGCGGGCTGGTTGGCACCACCCCCACTACTGGTAAAATTACGATAAGGGCAGGGCTGAATGGATAGGTTGTGGGCAGGGTGCCCGCCGGATTTTATGTGCCCTCCCGCCTTCAAACCTGCTGATTGGGGAGTGTAAATTCATGCCCAATGACTCGATAAACCCAATGACAAGAAACAAGCTCCCTCTGGTGTTCATTAAATGTAACTACAAGCCATAAAACAACAGCATTCTCATGAAAATTGTCACATCTTTGCTAGCAATCACACAACCCAGTAAGATAAATCAGATCAATTTAACGGTGATCAAGTGGCAATAAAGATGTCCTGGTGTACTGTGCCTGTTGAATGGGAAAATTAGTTTAATTGAATTAAGTTCAGTTCTCAATTCCATATTCAGTTAGGTTACCGGGGATTCAGAGGTCACACCAGTCATTTTACTttgaaaattagaactcaatggaGCAAGTGTATTCTGGGAACTGTACCAAATATCTAACAAAACCATCTACATTTAGTGTTCAACAGGAGAAAATAATTGTTTTATAGCAGAGATCCACAAATCATTTGCATTCAAATTAGTCTCATTATTGCAACAGCACTTCTTTAAATACGATTTCTGGTTATTCTTTCACCAAAGACTTGAACTCAAAACGTCTCATTCTGGAAAAAGTTACATAAAGCCGTCCATGTGTAACAACAAGCCTAcgaatataaatacaaattttgtCAAGAGTCTGGCTTCGTAATTTGTTAATAGGCCTAGAATATAAAAGTCTAATTAGGAATTGTTTTCTCCCGAGTTGGAAAGGCAGGTTTACATCTGATGGGCTCAATATTGTTCAGAGAATAAACACTCTATTTCCTTGAGATCCTCCTGTTATAATTTCAGCATTTATCATTGAAGGAAACAGCTTCCTAACTACCAATCTTGTTCCAtgatacatacgaacatatgaattaggtgcagtaggccattcaataagatcatggctgatctgattgtggcctcaactccacattccgcttACCCCCGATAACTTCTGGCTCCCTTGATAGACAataatctatttacctctgccttaaaaatattcaatgaccttgtcttcactgctctaaggaaaagagttccaaagacacagaaccagagaaaacatttcttctcatctccgtcttaaacggGAGGCTGCTTATTTTAaattatgccccctagttctcaTCTCTCCCACAACATGAAACATCCttttagcatccaccctgtcaagtcccctcaggatcttatatgttaaATATGATAAAGTCCTTGCTTAGGATTCAAGTTTCATAGCAACATTATAACATGCCTATTGGAGTTAGACTGTAGTAGAAAGTCTGGAGGTAATAGTATTTATCATCTTCTTCATCAACACTGATGtattaacatagaaacatagcaaataggagtaggccattcggcccttcgagcctgctctgccattcatcatgatcatggccgatcatccaactcaatagcctgctcctactttctccccatatcctttgacccctttcgccccaagCTATATCTAacgccttcttgaaaacatacaatgttttggcctcaactactttctgtggtagtgaattccacaggctcaccactctctgggtgaagaaatttctcctcatttgtcttaaatggtctaccccgtattgtcagactgtgacccctggttctggactcccccaccatcaggaacatcctttctgcatctgccctgtatagtcctgttagaattttataggtttctatgagatcccccctcattcttctgaactccagcgaatataatcctaaccgactcaatctctcctcatatttcAGCCCTGCCAtaccaagaatcagtctggtaaaactttgctgcactccctctatagcaagtacatccttcctcagataaggagaccaaaactgtacacaatattccaagtgtagtctcaccaaggacctgtataattgcagcaagacatccctgcttctgtacttgaatcctctggctatgaaggccaacataccatttgccttctttaccacctgctgcacctgcatgcttaccttcagcgacaggtgtatgaggacacctaggtctcgttgcacattcccctctctcaatttatggccattcagataatcatctgccttcctgtttttgctaccagggtggataacctcacatatatccacattatactgcatctgccatgcatttgcccactcactcagcttgtccaaatcacactgaagcatctctgcatcctcctcacagctcaccctcccacccagctttgtgtcatctgcaaatttggagaaattacatttagttccctcatctaaatcattaacatatattgcaaatggctatttttttttaattcactggtCAGCTTTTCTAAAACGCTTTCAATcaaatctagtgaatcttcacttTTAGCACACTGATACAACTTATTACTCAAAAGCTATTCAAAGAATTGACCTCCGCCTTCCCAGCTTTTTGCCACACTTAACTCATTTCATAATCTCATCTATCCTTCCATGTCATCTCCTCCGCCCCATGACATCTGTAATTCATTCCTTCCATCCCTCCCACGCTATTCGCACCCCCCCACATCAATCCCAACCCGGCCCTTATGGAAACAATCTCTTCTGACAGGCTGTTATTGGGCTCCTCCCTCTGTTTTGTTCTCCAGCAAGCTCTCCCCACCACACCGCTGCTGGCAGCCGCATGCGCAACATGTGCTTTCTGGGTACCAGCCACCAAATAAACCCACCAGCATGTTCCTTAAAGTGACCAATCAAAACAATCCAGACAGACAAAAACTGAGGATTATTATTGACAATGGATAGAAGAGCAGAGCCAACCTTGAAAACTGCGAAAATCTATCCAATACTTAAAGTGTTATTCTGTGCAATTAAATGTTGCTTAGCACCGCTTcttttatttaagaaaggtgtgGATTAGAACATTTTTTGGTCCATCCAGTCTTACTATTCCTGCACACTCACCTTACCATCTTCGCATCGCAATATTCAGAGTGATCTTCCAACTTTGCATGCACAATGTGAAGCCTTACCTGCTGGGAGCACAAAGTCAGAAAATTCAAATTCCATGCGAACAGACAATCTCAATTTACTAACACCTCCACAGGATAGTATCTCTAATACTGCAGCATTCTCCCAATAGGAAATTTGGTATTGATCATTAATAAGACAAACAGATTAGACTGTGAATGATCAGTTGTCCAGTTAATTATCCAACATTAAAAGTTGATTACAGAAAATAAACTGGGAAAACAAGTATTGCATATGTTCACAGAAGTTTGTCATTTCAAAATGTAAAGGATTCAATAATCTATTCTTAAAACTCAATTGaatgtgcagcactctgaacatTAAAACAAATTGTATTTCTGTTGGCACATTTTACCTATCCAGTATACCCAATTAGAATTTTTCTTGTTTACATGAATTTCCAGTTGTTGTTGTGAAAGGTTTGGAAAATGAAAAGCAATTTTTGGGTTATTTGTTTGCCCAGTTCCATATTAAGCACTTCCAATACAGAAACAAAATGGCTGAAGGGAGTTCCTGAACCTTTTTGTTAATATTTATTCTCAGGATGTAGACAATTGCAAAAGTGCATTTATTATACATCGCTAGTTCctctgaggtgatggtggtgggctCTTCATTAAACCACTGCTGTCATTATAGTGATGGTACTCCCAGAAGGATATTCTAGAATATTGACCCAGACCATAGAAGGAAAAGTGATTTATGCCAAATTGGGATGATGTGCATGATTCTTTTTTTGCTTAAAATGCTGTCTGCTCTATAATGGGGAGAGCAAATGCAAattgggtgaccattttgcagaAAACCTTTTTTCAATCTGCAATTGAGAGACCAAGCTTCAGGTCACCTGTCATAATAACTCTCCACCTTACTCACATACTGACCTGTCTTCAGCATCCTGTAGTGTTTCAGTAAAGCTAAGTGTAAGCTCGAGGAGTAACAGCTCATCTTTCacttaagcactttacagccttctgaactcttgagttcaacaatttcagaccttaACCTCTGCCCACATTTTGCTTCCTATTACTTTGCAGGTTTTGGTTCTAACTCCTTTTTTTGgtctgtttttgctttgggtcACAGCTGTTTATTATTCTGTCATTTACATCTTCCCTAGACACTTTACCTgtctcattaccactcccttcgGCCTTACACCACCAacacttttgtcatttaatttctcccaTGTTtcatcctatcacagaccttcctttttgttctttttccccaccttcccccccaacccccattcaCTTGCgtaaaaattatatttttaaacttttcttagttctgatgaaaggtcatcaactcgaaacgttaactctgtttctctctccacaggtgctgcctggcttgctgaatatttccagcattttctgttttcatttcagatttccagcatctgcagttttttgcttttggaaTGAACATACTCATTATTCACCCCTCCTAGCAGCAGTCACAAACAACTTATTTGTGGAATTATAATTCCCCTTTTACCATTTTCCAATATTAAAATTCATACTATCAAATCTTAATATTATGTTAGACTATTGACTCATTATTCCTTTATTAGAATTAGTAAAGAGAATGATGTTCAGGCAAGGATATTTCTTGAGTTAGAATTGTTGTTAGTTTCAAAGTCTACAGGATGAACCTGTCCAAAGAAACAAGTCTGACCAAACGTCTGTACACCCTAGAATTAAGGAAGAACAGTTGTTTCAGTTTTAAAGTGTAGTCTGTTATAGCAGGTATTATGGGTCAGAAAAAGGAACATGTGGGATATACAACTGTTAAAAATAATATTTTCATTATATCTTAGCGATACTCATGTGCTCAGCTGTCACAACCAAGTGTGGAGGCTTGCATCAAGACCTATTCTTCATTCTTATGGCTCAAGGAAAGGGAGGAGGCTGTAACAACAATTTTGGGTGTGATATAACAAAAGAGTGGGCAGGAATCTTCAGGGAATAAGTAGGCAACTTAAAATTAACTCAGAGTAGAGGACAAGGACAAAATTGTAGAGGGTCAGTGGAGCGAAGTCACAACTTCTAATCATGGGGCAATGAGATAATATAATTCTGAGCTCTATTTTGTAAACTACTGCTAAATACTGTAATGTATTAATTCTTGCTTGTGCTAAATAAAGCCATAACTATTACCAATATGATGTCAGCACTGAACTGTCTGTTCAGTTGTTCAAAGGGGTTACACACTGTAATACCAACGGCCTTTAAATTATGAAAATAAATAAACATATACAGGAATTGATATATATTCCTTTTGCATGTTTCATCTTTTATAGCTGATAAATTTAATTGACAGGATTCAATTTTACCAATGCAATTGTATGTATACAGAACAAATTATTTAATGTCAGAACATAAACTGTGAAATAATTAGCATCAACTATTAACAACTTTTACTTCATAGAAAAGCAGTACCACGGAACTCAAGTTGAAATTACAACTCTAAAGAATATTTGCTTTGGCTATATAAAGAGTATAGGTGGCTAACATTTCCAAACTGGTTAACATAGAAATTTCATGGACCTAATTTTCTAAGTTATAATTAGCCATCATTTAAAGATAAAAGTAAACTTAAGGTAAATTAAGAGAAATGAAATGAGTAATGCTTTGAGCAGTCATTAAGACTACTATTGGTCCCTAGATTATCCTGTGCTGATGAGTTTAAACATCACAATTTACATATGCAAGAGTTTGAAACATGACTAAACCAACTGAAGCAATAAAACAATAATAATAATCCATTCAAAAAGGTAAAGTGAAAATAGATGAGGTATTGAGTCAGTCATCTTATGCAGTTTACTGAGTATTCAATTCAAAGCACCACTGCATTTGTACGAGATTGCTAAATGCCATGAAGTTAATGTCATTAATACACCTTTGTAACAAATCACTCCTATAGACGAGAAGGCATATCTACAAGACACTTCATTGAACATTAGAATCATAGCTGCTATACTGAATTGTGCTAGGATTGGCAGACACGTGGGATACAAGGGAAGTAACAAAGTGTAGAAACAGTTGCATGCATTATGTAGAAAATAGTTAACTCAATACCTCTTGCTTAAGGAGATATCAGAAGAGAATCATGCACTTGAACATACAATAAAATTTAGGTCTTCTTTAGACACCAAAAATCCTTCCACACCTCAATGTAACAGAATAAAGATGATGAAATGTATCTTAAAATATACTTTTTTGGACAGAAAAGAAACTTAATCCTTTTTGGTGCTTCAGAAACAATAATGTACATCTGTTACCAGCAAGGCTGTAGCCTTACCACATGAATCTTCTGAACAATCATGGGCTAGTATCATTTTTTTCCAGGCTTGCAGTGAATGATTTGTTGGTGGTTTGCTAGGGAAATAATGAGTCAATGCTCAAAGATTTGGTTTAAACTATACAATGGCAGGCAGTGTATAGTTAGAAGCTAGACTGAATCTTAGCGAATTTCAAGACTGGCTAGAAATTCTTGAGATCTTTAATTAGTCCCCACGGCAAGGTCTTCAGTCTTATAATATTTTACATTCAAATAAGCCCCAGATGATATGTTAAATTCAAATTTTTAAGATGGCATTGCAAAACCATGTCAATGGGTCACTTTCCACGACACCACACTTTTGATTTTCTCTATACATTTAGTCAAATCATCTTTACATCCATTAAATAGGGCACGACTATCAAATTACAGCTACATATGATCGTAAAAGAAGATTTACGCTCGACACCTTGCACCTTCTAAATACAAGCGGCTATTAGCCTCTTTAGTGGCAGCCCACAGTGGCCACAAGCTACATATACATTTCTATGAAAACTGACATCACCGCATCAATCATAAGTTTGATGTGGGTTAAAAATAATTGCCTTCTGGTCCATTTAAAAATTCTTAAAAACTGTTTTGGTGACATTTTAAGTTTGCtttttctcactgaacaattcTCTCAATTTTAATCCATATCAAAGATCGCTTACACAATTTATATATGACTTTCATACACTATGCCATCCGTTTTGTTTATCTGTATCTTGGGCAAATTCTCTTCACTTTGTTCAAGTTGGCTGCTCCCTTGGGATAGTGTGTCAATGCTTTGTTTTTCTGATTGAGAATGTACTGAAACTTGAACAGCAATCTCTTGGCACTCCTCATGAACATATGAGTCATCTGATTCTCCTGCAGGTGAACTACTGCGCTGTATTTCGGTATTAATAGTGTAAATCTCCTCATTGCCCCCAACAGCCTGACCatctttattttcttcatttgtgGTCTGTTCTGCATCCTCCATCCATACAGCCTCAATGATATCTTCTACAAAGGCTCTGCAGTTCAAGATAAGAGGTGGCAGAGGAACGCTACGAGCAAGCTCTTCAATGTATCTGGCAAACTCCATGGTCTTAAACTGAGTTACTTTGGCCAGTTCAAGGGTCTTTGCAGATGTGATGATAGGAATGCGTTTTGCaatttcaaatgccttctgtaaTTTTTCTGCTCCTTCCATCTTGAAGAAGTCATTGATTGCTTTTTCAGTTTTCCTGAGGTGACTGCTCATCATACAGAGGCGAGTGATGTTCAGTATCATAACAATTGTGAAAGCAATGAGGCAAACTATCATATAATAAACACCCATGTCGCCTGTGGTGAAGACAACACGCAAGGTGACTGTGTAATTTAAAGTGCCATAAGAGTTTGTTGCGACGCATGTGTAACGACCTCGATCAGCAAATGTAATACTGGTGATGTTCAGTTCTCCACTGTCTAAAATAAGCCATTTTCCACCTGTATAATAAAGAAGGCAAAATCAGATTTCATAAGGGTACAATCATAGCAGGTATGGGGCAAGGACAGAAGTACATTCATTTTACATTTTGTAGACCTGGCAACAAGATTTAATCTTTCCGCAATATTAATTACCAACGTCAAAAAAAAAGTGATTATAGCCAAACTCATGGAGAAACGGATAGGGATTGGACTTAGGATACCAGTGAAGTTTCCGGCTGATAGTGGAGGGGAATTTGCCAATGACGAGTTCAGAAATGTGTGAAAACATGAACATTATAGTCATATCATAGCTGAAAGTCCTTTCGGCAATGGACCCTGTAAAAGATATCAGGCAGTGGTCTATGAAGTGCAGCATAAAATTTTCACTGATCAATCAGAGTGCAAATTGACAATAATGGGTCGTTCATGCAAAGAATTGACTCTCCATGGTTAAAGGCTATCATCCCTGTCAATTAGCCTATGGGCAAAATCCCAAATTTCCTTCTATGTTGTGCAATAATTCCTCGGCTTTACAATTAGTTCAATTTCAAGCACATTCAAATGCTTTACATGCAGGGAAACAGGCTTTCATCAAGGCTGAAGTCTCTGAAAATTAAGAGAGTACTGGTGTATCGTACAATACAGAAgcaagtactcatttagtacctctgcTATGCCCTATGTCTCCATCAGAGgatctcctttttggtccctaatcggcttCGCACTTCCTTTGACTATCCGTTTACTGTTTATAAATGGCATTATGAATTCTCTTTTATGTTATCCACTAAAAGAAAAAGGGAGACTCGtaattatatagcgcctttcacaaccactggacatcccaaagcactttacagccaataaagcaattttgaagtgtagtcactgctgtaacataagaagcatggcagccaatttgagccTAGCAAACGCTGGCAAACAGAAATTTTATAGTGACTAGATATCCATTTTTGAGATGCTAgttgagcaataaatattggctaggacacctgGGGATAacttcccttgctcttctttgaaatagtgtcaccCGATAGGGTAGACGGGCCCTTGATTTAACaattcatctgaaagatagcacctctgacagttcaACACTCCCTTAGTTGCTAAtctattctcatactctctctttgccccctTATTCCCTTTTTCATTCACCAAGTATTTTTTGAACATAACAGTGCAGGGCCTAACTGAAAATGTTTCAAGTTCTCAGGCATTTTCCAATGATTCATCTACTAGTGTTATTCTGTTGTATTATGCAATAATTTGCCCTTCTTTTAAAGGTTCGTGCCACTGGATGTGCTCTGCAAAATACGAAAATATCTTTTTACTCTCCAGTGGCAGAAAATGCTGCTGTTGTACTATAGCTTACTACGTCCATCCCAGAAACCTTCCTAAGCTCACGCCAACTTAAAAAAAATCCAGATTAGAATGTGCTACCTGTATTAGGACAGGTACTTTATTCCACAGTA is a window encoding:
- the LOC121280810 gene encoding microfibrillar-associated protein 3-like; the protein is MKHSGLTLSMFFNCCTFVCTLYNGANHSYVSTETASSASNARSLSSLPAHRDLIVKEGTSVLIECNVNSSQLHNVLWYNSKGDLLEETGETGGKWLILDSGELNITSITFADRGRYTCVATNSYGTLNYTVTLRVVFTTGDMGVYYMIVCLIAFTIVMILNITRLCMMSSHLRKTEKAINDFFKMEGAEKLQKAFEIAKRIPIITSAKTLELAKVTQFKTMEFARYIEELARSVPLPPLILNCRAFVEDIIEAVWMEDAEQTTNEENKDGQAVGGNEEIYTINTEIQRSSSPAGESDDSYVHEECQEIAVQVSVHSQSEKQSIDTLSQGSSQLEQSEENLPKIQINKTDGIVYESHI